Within Coriobacteriia bacterium, the genomic segment CCGTGAGCCCATGGCCCTGTGCCGAACACGACGCACAGCACACCTCGCGCACGAGGTTGGTCTTGCCAAGTACCGCGCCGGTGCTTCGATGGAGTTCCCAGAAGGCGAACGAGCCTGAGCCTGCGATCGCACCCGATGGGACCCTCTACATGTCCGGGTTCGACTCACGAACGCTTGCGATTGACGGTGGCACGGGTCGCGTGAAATGGGAGACGGCCGTCGAGAGCGCATGGGTACCCACCGTGTTGGCCAACGGCAACATAGTCATCTCGTCGGCAGAGGCCGTCCTCATTGACCAGCAGGCCGCAGTGACCATGACAGATTCTTCAGGTCGAAAGCTCTGGCACGTCAGGTTCGGTAAGCCGGTCTTCAAGCCTGAGGAGGGTCTTGGAGTAAGTTCCCCGACGATCGGCGCCGACGGCACGATCTACGTCGCCATCGACAGCCAGGGACTCTTCGCTCTTGATCCGGTCGACGGGCGCGTGCTGTGGACGTTTGCCGCTTCGAACCAACTTGCACAACCGACCCTCGGTCAGGACGGCACGATCTACGAACTCGAGGACTCTGCCGGGCTGGCGGCGCTTCGGCCCGATGGTTCAGTCCGGTGGCGGGTGAAGAGCGAAGCCTGGCCGCTCACTCCGCTGGCCGTCGGGCCCGACGGGACGGTCTACGTCCAGGAGCCGGATGCCCTTCGGGCGATCACCCCGGACGGACGCGATCGATGGCGTTTGAAGCTCGGCGTCCAAGGCGCTCTGGGCATTGGGAGTGATGGCACAGTCTACGCGCCTGATCCCGGCAACCGACTGACCGCGGTCTCGCCCGAAGGACGCGTGCGGTGGGTCGTCAAGCATGGCTCGCACGCCGCCTTGGTCGATGGAGCCGGTCGCGTCATGATCCAGGACGGTGGCACGCTTCACGTGTTCAAGCCCGACGGCTCCCAGCTTTGGCAAGCGGACGTCGGCGAAGGCACGGGGTCGATGCCCGTGGTGGGCCCGGGCGGCACCATCTACATTTGCAATGACGCTGGTCCTGGGTCAGTGAACGCTTGGGGCGGCGCCCGGAAGTAGCCCTTCGGGTGAGCAGGCCGTCCGTCGAACAAGCGCGTCGAGCGGACGCCGCGAGCGCTATCGTGATGTCAGCGCCGGAGCGCCGCTCATGCGCAACACGTTGGAGAGTGATCGGCGCGCGCCTAGTCCTCGATGAGGCCCTGCAGGGTGCCCTGCTGCCGCATCTTCTCCACGCTCTCAAGCATCCTTTTGACCAGTTCAGGGTCAGTCGGCTCCCAGTCGACCTCAGCGATGACTCGAAGCGGATGGACACTCCGATACGACTTGGTCGGATTGCCAGGGAAGCGCTTGTTCGTGACGTTCGGGTCGTCCTCGAAGGAGCCCGTAGGCTCAACCAGGTAGACATGCCCCGGAGGCTCGACCCCGGTCAGCGCCACGGCAAGCTCCGCCGCGAGGCCCGCTGCCGGGGCAGGCAGTGCCGTGAAGTAGATGTTGTTGGATATCCTCCCCTTCTGGAAGTTGGACTCGAAGCCGGGGCTGAGCAGGGTACCAGCCTCAAGCGCCGCCGCGGTGCCGTGGTAGAAGGGTCCCCTGACGTGCTCGCAGCTCTCGTACGTACAGGGCGTCCAGTCCAGGTCGGGTCCGATCTCCATCGGCAGGTCGCTCCTTGGTCGCAACGAGTTCTTCTTTGGCTATACCACCCCCGGCAATCGTAGGTGGCATCTCTCTGACAAGAGTACCGAGCGTCATGATCGTGTCGGGGCCCACGCCGAACCGCGGCGCGAGAACCCCGCTTGATAGCAGCGATCCTGCGCTGAGTTCGGGGCGTCTACTTGAGCGGTGATTCGGTGTGCACCCTTTAGTTAATTCTTCGTTCAAACCGCGCTTACTGATCCTTCGGGGGCGGATAATGAAGGCCTTCACGCACCGACGACTCGTGGGCGAAGCGATGGTTGCAGGCCGAAGAGGGCTCGCAGGTCCTCGCTGAGAGTCGTGTTCATCGGAACTGAGGACGTTCGTGTCGGCAGGGCAAGTGAGCTGGGGCCCGTCTCGGCGGTCGAGACTCCCAACTGCTCCTCGGTTGCGGGCGCGACACAGGCCATCGTCTCGAGCGGGGCTGCGGGGGCTCGACACCCCGAAGATGCGCGCCGGTAGTCAGGGGAGGAACCACGGAGAACACCGAAATCGTCAACGCCGCTTCAGCCGATTCGTTTGACGAACTTGAGCGAGGAGTACGTGCGGCGCTGGGGACCTACTCCAATGTCCATCGAGGCAGCGGGCACAACTCGCTCGTCTCCACGCACTTGTTCGAACAAGCCCGGGACATCGTCTTGGAGTATCTGGGGCTTAGCAAGGACGGGTACGTAGTCATCTTCTGTACGCTGCGAGCGGCCGATGCGCTGGAGAAGCACCTTGCGCCCGGAAGTCATCGGTGTGTATCAAGCCAGGATATCGGCCTGCCGATCGGTGTGAGGGCGCTTGCGGTCAAGCGAACCGCGCTGCGCAAGGCCATCCCCCTCGAGACCGGCGGAGGGACTGCCCGCCTTGTGTCTGCAGGCTGGGTCATCTGGGCTCCTGCGCCGGCGAGGTTCGAGCCCGGAACGCCCGCGATCGTCAATGTCATCGCTTTCGCAAAGGCGCTTCAGCTGGTTCGGTCTAAAGGGGAGGACGCTTTTCGAGCGGCTGCCGCCGACGCGACGACCGCGGACTGTATCGTTCGGCATGACGTTTTAGATGGCTACTCCGGCCGGGAGCTGCTGGGTGAGCTCAGACGCACTCTGATCGGTCGCGACGTCAGCGTCCCGACCGAGCAGGGCGCGCGGCCCTACGTAAACCTGGACAACGGCGCCAGCACTCCAACGTTCGAGCCGATGTGGAGCGCGGTGTGTCAGACGTGGCGCCAGCCGCAGAACGTGCAACGAGCCCTCATCCCGGCGGTTCGGTCGGTCGTCGCCGATGTCTTGGGCGCGCCCCTCTCGGCCTATGACGTGATCTTCGTGTCCAACACCACAGAGGCCATCAACCTCGTGGCCGAAAGCCTGCGCAACGAGTCCGAGCCTGGTGTCGAAGCGGTCGTCATCAACACGCTCCTTGAGCACAACTCCAACGAACTGCCTTGGCGAACGATCTCCGGCGCCTCGCCGATCCGACTTTCAATCGACGCCGAGGGCTTCATCGACCCCAGCGAGCTGGACACGATCCTGTCCGAGTACAACGAGCGTGGCCAGCACGGAGGGCAACGCGTCAGGCTCGTCGCGGTTAGCGGGGCCTCCAACGTACTGGGCACGTGCAACGACATGGATGAGATCGTCCGAATCGCCCATCGGTACGGTGCGCGGGTGTTGGTGGACGGGGCACAGCTGGTTGCTCATCGCAGGGTCGACATCGAGCGCTCGGGAATCGACTTCTTCGCCTTTTCTGCGCACAAGGCCTACGCACCCTTCGGAGCTGGCGCGCTGGTGGCCAGGAAGGGACTTCTCGGTTTCAGCCCAGCCGATCTCGAGGTGATCCGATCCTCAGGCGAGGAGAACGCGGTGGGAATCGCGGCGCTGGGCAAGGCCCTATTCCTCTTGCATCGGATAGGCTTTGACGTGATCCAAGACGAGGAGCGCTTACTCACCGAGCAGGCGCTGCGCGGCATGGCGCAGGTGCCCGGCCTCACAGTCTTTGGGATCAGTGACCCCGACTCGCCCGGACTCGCTGACAAGACCGGCGTTATCCCCTTCAACCTGAAGGGCGTCATCTCCCACACGGTGGCCAGAGAGCTTGCTGAGCGTGTCGGAATAGGCGTGCGCTCCGGTTGCCACTGCGCGCATCTGACCGTCAAGCACTTACTCGCGGTTCGTCCATGGGTGCGGCAGCTTCAGGGCGTGATTGTGGCCCTGCTCCCTCGAGTCGAGCTGCCAGGTGTCGTCCGAGTGAGCCTAGGCATTGAGAACACCGGCGAGGATGTCGACACACTCATCCGAGTTCTGGAAGGAATCGCCACGCAGCGTGGGATCAGCGCTGACGGGAGTTCCGCTTCTGTGCCCGATGCGATGCCGGCCACATCCCAACAAGATGTCCGAAAGCAGATGGACGATTCCGCCGAGGCCGCAGCGCAGCGGGTCTACGCCCAATCCAGCAGGCACACCGTAACAAGCTGACAGCGCGCGAGGCTGCGCTCGCGTGTCTGCGGGCTCGTGCGCACGGCATGCAAGGAAGAGGGGCACGGACACAGACAGGGGATGGTGCGCGATGGCTTCGGTGCTGGTGGCGTACGCGACGAAGTACGGCTCGACCAAGGAGGTCGCCGAGGCCATCGCCAAGGCGCTAGGTGAGCGGGGCGTAGACGCGGTCGTGAGACCTGCGGGCGAGGTAAGGGACCTCAAGGGCTACTCGGCCGTCGTTCTGGGCACTGCGCTTTACTTCTTCCGGTGGCGCGGCGAGGCGCACCGCTTCATTTCGCGCAATCGATCGGCGCTGAGTGGAGTGCCGGTTGCGGTGTTCGGGCTTGGCCCCATCGAAGACACCCCCGAACAGTTCGAGGCCGCCCGCCAGCACCTCGACAAGGGGCTCGCGAAGCACCGTTGGCTTGCACTCTCGAGCGTTGCGATCTTTGGCGGCCGACTCGATCCGGCCCATCTGCGCTTCCCGGACAACAACCCCGCCTTCCGCCGAATGGCTCCGAGTGACACCCGCGATTGGGACGCGGTGCGGTCGTGGGCACAGGGTCTCATCGGTGCGCTGGGCCTGAAGTCGGGGAGCGAAGCGTAAGCGCCCGTAATTAATCGACGGCCGTCTGACAGTGTCGCTCCTCTTCGCCATCAATCTTCCTCGGTGATTGACACTCCATTGGGTCGCGCAGTATGCTGAGTACGAAAGAACATACTAGTGTGATTGGTGTGATTTGGGTGGAATTCGGCGAGGGTCGCTACTTCTTCGGAACGACCAAGGTCGGAGAGCGCGGGCAGATCGTCATCCCGCGTGAGGCGCGCGACGTCTTCGACATCAACCCCGGGGACTCGCTGCTTGTGCTCGGCGACGAGAAGCGAGGAGGGCTCGCGATCGTGAAGGCTGACCTGATGAAGGAGTTCCTCGGCAAGATGTTCGGCGATACAACCCCGGAAGATCTCGACGACCTGGCATAGGGGAGCACCATGTCTTGCTCAACCACCGGTCAGGCCCGCAGGCGCGTGATGCCGCCAACGTACTTCTTGATCGTGCTCGTGATCGTGATCGGGAGTCGCTTCGTACTCGGCCCACTGGCCTACTCCACGTGGCTCACCCTCGGCCTCGGTGCTGTGCTGATGGCGGCCGGCATCGCACTCAACCTTCTGGCGGACTCGGCGTTTAAGAAGCGCGCGACGCCCGTCAGTCCGGACGCACTCCCCTTGACGTTTGTCGATTCAGGCGTGTTCCGTCTCACTCGCAACCCCATGTACCTGGGTATGGCCCTGATTGCCGCAGGCAGTGCGCTATTGGTCGGGGCGCCCGTGGGCGTACTGGCGGCGCTGGGGTTCGTCGTGATCATGGATCGCATGTTCGTGCCCGGCGAGGAACGGAACTTGGAGTTGGCCTTCGGTGGGTCGTATGTCGGCTACAGGGCCAGGGTGCGGCGCTGGATCTAGTCCTCGGCTGACGCCCGATTTCGAGTCGGGTAGTGGCACACTCAATAGTCCCCCACGCGATTGCGGCCGCGTGCGTGGAGGCGTGGCTCCGGACCCGTCGTCACACTGGGCGATGTCAGGCCTTGACGTGTGCCGAATGGTGGCCCGAAAGCTCTGCGGCTCCTCGCTGCAGGGCGGGCAGCAGCGAGCTTTCGAACAGGAAGGCGCCGACCACAGACGTCGAGACCGGACCACGGGGGCTGACGTCGAAACGGTAACGCCCCTGACCATGGCCCGAGCCACCGAGGTTGAGTTGGACACACAAGTCTCGCTCCGGATTGGCAAGCGTCGCCGTGCGACCCTCTCCGCCGCGTTCGAGCTGCTCGAGCTCCTGTTCGAACCGCCGGAAGTCGGAGCTCTCGATGCATGTTGTGTAGCCGCCTGAGAAGCCTGGGACCGTCACCTCGATGTCCACCCTCCGGGGCCCAGGGCCATGGAGTGACGTGAGCGAACTGATCCTCAGTTCAAGACCATCAGCGAACAGATCCACGAGCGCGACCCTTCTTGTCCGTTTTCGACCCGTCGCTCTTGCCGGTGTCCGACTTGGCTCGAAGCGTCGGAGTGCCGCTCGCGCGCCAGAGCATGAACTCGACGTCCATGGGGCATTCCTTGAACGTCTTTCTCACGGCACGCTCGAAGTCCAAGTACTGATCCCTGGTCAACTTGCTCCAAGGCACGGGCAGCTGGTGGACGAATCCGGCACCAGCGAGCGCCTCTAGAACGACGTTATCCACGGGCAGGTGTGCGAACGGGTACCACGATCCGATCTGCCCGATGTTCTCAAGCTTCAGAGCGTGGGCGCTGAAGAGGTACTTCAATGACATGTTCAGCCACTTCTGAGCGTGGCCGTAGCTCATCTCATCGCCGCCGAATACGCTGATGAGCGCGTCACACGTCTCATCATGCCAGCCATCGAAGGCCGACTCGCCCACGCGCTCGGCCTTCTTGTCAGCTGCGGCCTTGGTAAGGCGTGCCGAGAGTTCAACCGCAGCCGCCTCGACCCTGTCCTGTCGTGCCTCGGGCGAGTCGGCAGTGTGCAGCGTGCGGTTGAAGTCGCGGTAAGCGCGGTCGATATAACGCCGGAAACCCGGCCGCTCAGTTCCGAAGTACACGACTGCTAGGTATCGTTTGAAATCCTTGGGCCGCATCTTCGTGTCCACGAGGTCCTCCTTCAAGGTGCCGAGCCGCTTCGAAAGGTGCCTACCACGAGTTCATCGGCCCATGAGGTTTCTCTGCCCGACGCGACCGTGACCCACACCGGCTATCTTTCCGGTCATTCTCGTCGAGACGGGCGAGCCCACGGAATGCGGTCAAGAGCGTTCGCGGGCGGCGACCGGTCACAACTTTGTGAACTTCGACCTTCTCCCGTCAGTCTCGCCATAACGCGGGGTAGGGTCAAACCGCCACGCGGGTGCGACAGGCAGGAGACATCAAGATGCAAGTGCTCATCGAACGCAAAGCCCTTGAGCTGACATTTCGGACCCTTCTGAGTTGCCAGTGCCCCGTGACCGCCGATGAAGAACGCGGGGTCTTCGGGCTTCTCTCGAGCACGGGTTCCGACGAGACGCTCGACTACGCTCTGGTGCTGGCACAGTTCAAACCGAACGCCAACACGGTGTTTCGCCGGCTCGCGGACTTCGCGGTGTGGATGGCCCCGCCCGCGTCTGAGGAGTTCACGATCACCACCGACCACGTCATCCGCCACTTCGCCTCGTCGTATCACTGGAACCATGTCGTCGCTGACGGCACGACGGGCGCCTACAAGAAGGTGCTGTCTGTGCCTCGGTGGTTCTTGGGACACATGCTGCTTCCCGTGCGTATCACCCATGTGCACACAGACGGCGTCACGGCCGTCTACGAGTACGTGGCCTGAGACGAGGCGCCGTTCCCGCTGACGGGGGAGATGCATCGAGCAATCGAGTTGAAACAGCTGTTCGCACCGGATGCGTATCAGGTGAAGGTCGGGGAGACGTGGGCGGTTCACCTTGCCGCTCTGCTCGACCGCATCACCCCCGAACAAGAGCAGCTCGCAAGGATGCTCACCGAGTCCAATCCGGTCCTCGTCCAGTTCCGTGATGACGTCGACATGATCGACTACAAGAACTTCGAACGCCACGGTGACTACAGCGCTCTGTGTCAGAAGAGGTACGCGACGTACTTCGGATAGGACGCAGTTCGTCGACGGCGAGGGACGCGAGATTCTCGATTCACGAGTCTCGATTGTCGGCGGTTCCGCCACGGAATCGGATGCGTCGCGGCCGAGCGAAGAGGCGAACTGTCAGCCCAATGGAAAGTTGTGACATGTAGCAACGTGTGTAGCAACGCGGCCGAATCCGCTGGGGTTCGCAGTGATTCGCCAATGACGACACGGGCCCATGACCTGCCGAAATCCGACACCAGCGAACACCGGCGGTCAGCACGGCGTTCCTTTACACGGAAGAGGTCGGGGGTTCGAATCCCTCATCGCCCACCACAAAACCGCAGGTCAGAGGCACAATCGGGACTGGCCATCGGTGACGCCGTACACCCGTGAAAGGCCCGAATGTAGCAACGCGAATTCGGCGCCATCTCGCGTGTCGGACGGCGAGACCGCAAGCCTCTGAGCTGCGGAAACGCGAAATGCGCGTGCGTCGTCTAGCCACGAGGCGCGATCTCCACAGAAGAAGTCATCATGCGCGAGCGCGTCGCCTAGAGCTGGCGCTCGACGAGGATCGCCGACGAGCTCAAGTGCCCACACGGTAGACGCTCCGCCTCCTCCTCGCCTTCGGCGTTATGAAGTCTTCACGCGAGGGGTCCTCACATTCACAGCCGATTCACAACGGCCCGCGTAACATGAGACTTCAGTGCTGAGCCGAGATGGCACTTGGGCTCGGTCGGTCGTTTGGTCGGAAGGAAGTGATCGGCGCGATGCGCAGCATGCGCGGAGTCCTTCGTGCATTCGCCGCCTCGCCCGGTGGGGGCTACGTGATTTCGGCGGCCGCAGTCGGGGTTGCGACTCCGGTGCTGCTCGCCTTCCGTGGTCCATTCGGCAAGGATGTCGTTGCGCTCCTGTACGTGCCGGTGATCATCGTCTCGGCTGGACTCGTCGGTCGCCGCGGGTGGTGGTTCACTCCGGTTATCGCGTTCCTCGCCCTGAACTTCTTCTTCACCGTGCCCTACTACACGTTCTACGTGTACGA encodes:
- a CDS encoding PQQ-binding-like beta-propeller repeat protein, which translates into the protein MRFKAATLAGVALITVTLMGCAPPSRAGVNTIKPDVRSGYRLAVSPWPCAEHDAQHTSRTRLVLPSTAPVLRWSSQKANEPEPAIAPDGTLYMSGFDSRTLAIDGGTGRVKWETAVESAWVPTVLANGNIVISSAEAVLIDQQAAVTMTDSSGRKLWHVRFGKPVFKPEEGLGVSSPTIGADGTIYVAIDSQGLFALDPVDGRVLWTFAASNQLAQPTLGQDGTIYELEDSAGLAALRPDGSVRWRVKSEAWPLTPLAVGPDGTVYVQEPDALRAITPDGRDRWRLKLGVQGALGIGSDGTVYAPDPGNRLTAVSPEGRVRWVVKHGSHAALVDGAGRVMIQDGGTLHVFKPDGSQLWQADVGEGTGSMPVVGPGGTIYICNDAGPGSVNAWGGARK
- the arr gene encoding NAD(+)--rifampin ADP-ribosyltransferase yields the protein MEIGPDLDWTPCTYESCEHVRGPFYHGTAAALEAGTLLSPGFESNFQKGRISNNIYFTALPAPAAGLAAELAVALTGVEPPGHVYLVEPTGSFEDDPNVTNKRFPGNPTKSYRSVHPLRVIAEVDWEPTDPELVKRMLESVEKMRQQGTLQGLIED
- a CDS encoding aminotransferase class V-fold PLP-dependent enzyme, which gives rise to MEYLGLSKDGYVVIFCTLRAADALEKHLAPGSHRCVSSQDIGLPIGVRALAVKRTALRKAIPLETGGGTARLVSAGWVIWAPAPARFEPGTPAIVNVIAFAKALQLVRSKGEDAFRAAAADATTADCIVRHDVLDGYSGRELLGELRRTLIGRDVSVPTEQGARPYVNLDNGASTPTFEPMWSAVCQTWRQPQNVQRALIPAVRSVVADVLGAPLSAYDVIFVSNTTEAINLVAESLRNESEPGVEAVVINTLLEHNSNELPWRTISGASPIRLSIDAEGFIDPSELDTILSEYNERGQHGGQRVRLVAVSGASNVLGTCNDMDEIVRIAHRYGARVLVDGAQLVAHRRVDIERSGIDFFAFSAHKAYAPFGAGALVARKGLLGFSPADLEVIRSSGEENAVGIAALGKALFLLHRIGFDVIQDEERLLTEQALRGMAQVPGLTVFGISDPDSPGLADKTGVIPFNLKGVISHTVARELAERVGIGVRSGCHCAHLTVKHLLAVRPWVRQLQGVIVALLPRVELPGVVRVSLGIENTGEDVDTLIRVLEGIATQRGISADGSSASVPDAMPATSQQDVRKQMDDSAEAAAQRVYAQSSRHTVTS
- a CDS encoding flavodoxin domain-containing protein translates to MASVLVAYATKYGSTKEVAEAIAKALGERGVDAVVRPAGEVRDLKGYSAVVLGTALYFFRWRGEAHRFISRNRSALSGVPVAVFGLGPIEDTPEQFEAARQHLDKGLAKHRWLALSSVAIFGGRLDPAHLRFPDNNPAFRRMAPSDTRDWDAVRSWAQGLIGALGLKSGSEA
- a CDS encoding AbrB/MazE/SpoVT family DNA-binding domain-containing protein; the encoded protein is MEFGEGRYFFGTTKVGERGQIVIPREARDVFDINPGDSLLVLGDEKRGGLAIVKADLMKEFLGKMFGDTTPEDLDDLA
- a CDS encoding isoprenylcysteine carboxylmethyltransferase family protein; protein product: MSCSTTGQARRRVMPPTYFLIVLVIVIGSRFVLGPLAYSTWLTLGLGAVLMAAGIALNLLADSAFKKRATPVSPDALPLTFVDSGVFRLTRNPMYLGMALIAAGSALLVGAPVGVLAALGFVVIMDRMFVPGEERNLELAFGGSYVGYRARVRRWI